CGGCCAGGACGTGGTTCGCGATTGCCGCCTCGAGAATGCGCTGCTGGATCCGGTCAGATAGGCCAACCGCGCCCTGCGCATCTCGCGAAGCGACAGGGGTATTTACCCCCAAGAAAAAACAAAAGGGCGCTTCACACCGAAGCACCCTTCCATTCTTCTTGTTAAAAATATCCCCGCCGGAGGCCGGAAAATTCATTCAATTTTCCGATCACGCCGCCTCATGCGCAAGGATGGCCGCCTCGGGCGTGCTGAGGCTGCGCCGCGCGAAGCCGCCATAGGTGTGCGGCTCGAACTCCAGCGCCGGATAGCGCGCCAGTAGGCGCAGGCGGTCCGCCTCGCCTAGCGTCGAGAGGGACGCGCTGGCCGGGTGAAAGCTTTCAGTCTCGACCCCATTGGCCCAAAGCACCTGGTGGCTGGGCAGCAGGAGGTGAATGTAGGTCACCTCGCGCAGCGCCAGATCGACGCTGATCGAACTGGAGTTGACCAGATCCTTGGCCGAGATCAGCACTTCGGGCGTGTTGAAGAGCGCGCGGGCCGTGTCGCCCTCGATCAGCATCCGGTGCTCGGGCGAGACCAGCAGATCCTCGTCGGGGCGCCAGTTGCCCGATCCTTTGCCCAGCGCGCCCGCGCGGATGCGGATGGGGCGCAGGCGCGGCATCGCGAAGAGGCGCGCGCCGGTCATGTGGCGGCTGCCGATCCATTCGATCGCCTGCGCGCCATTATCCTTGGTCTGCACCCGGTCGCCCTCGCGCAGATCCTCCACCAGGCGCGGGCCATCGGGCGTGTCGATACGGGTGCCGGGAGTGAAGCAGATGACACCGCCCGTCGCGGGCCCGGTAGAGGCGGTCTGCGCCCCTTCCAGCGTGTGATGCACAACCCACATGTCCGTGTCCTGTGGCGGCAGCATGTCGAGAAACATCAGCAGCGGCTTTGCGCCGCCGCCCAGTTCGATCACGCTGACCGTGTAGCTTTGTGCACCGTTGGTGACGACAAAACTGCTGTCGGGCAGCGTGTCGTCCACCTCCACCGCGCTCAGATCCCGCGTCCCGCCCAAAGCGGCACCCACGAGGCGGCGCACCATCCGCGCCGCACTCTTACGATTAACTCCATGTCCGTCAGTATTTTCCAGCCGCAACAGCTCGGGCGGACCATCGACGCGCACGGGGTTCCCGCGCCAACGCCATGCTGCGCCAACCGTGATTTGCTCGACCGCGTCCGGCTCGAAACCGTCCACTTCCGTCTGCGACCAGGAAATGACGAACGTGCCCCGAAAGCCCGTTCCCATACCCGTATATTCCTGCCTCGATCTTTTTTTATTAACCAGAGGTTAACAAACGAAGTTAAGGCTGGGAAGCGCCGTCAAGAAAAAGCTGTCAGAATTCCAGATGTAGTCGCAAGGATCCCACAAACTGGCCCTCTTCCTGGCCCTTGAACTCGCGGTCGAGCCAGGTCACGCCATAAAAAACCCGGTGTCCGGCGGGCGCCGCGTAATGCACGCCGGCGCGAACCCGATTGCGCGCATCGCTCAGGCGAAACCCGCTGCTTTCGGGTAGATAAACGCTGTCCTCGACATAGGCGGTGTCGGCGCCCAGCACGAAAGCGTAGCCCGCCAGTCCGTTATTCACCGCGCGATAGCGCTGCCCCGAGACGGGCGCCCGCACCATGAGCCCGCCATCCAGCGCCGTGCCGATGGTCAGATCGGCGCCCACGCGCACCAGCGTCTCGTCGCCCGCACGCGCCTCGGCGAACGGGCGCAGGTTGAGCGCGCCGAAGCCCGTGGAATGGCCCACCTCCATCACCGCAGTGGGCCGAATATCGTCGCCGATCTGCGTGCGGCGCACCGTGCCACCGACGCCCTGCCCGCCTAGATTGTCGTGTATGAAGTCCTGAAATCCGTCGAGGCCCGTTTGCGGGCCGACAAAGACCAGATCCCCGCCCAGCGACAGCTCGGCGCCCATCGCCTCATAATGGGTGTGCAGCCCGACCGAGAGAGAGCCCGCATAGGGCCTGTCGCCTGCCGCGGGCAAATTGAGATCCTGCGGCGCGATGATCTGAGCATTGAGCCGCAGCTCCAGAAGCTGGCCGAACCCTTTGGGCAGACCGCCATCCCAGGACGGTCCCCACACGCGGCTGGACGCGACGGATCCGGTGCGCCAGCGGTCAAAGCCGTCGCCGATGAAATCGTTGGTCACAAGGCGGCCGTAGCCCAGCCTGACGCGCCCTTCGGACGCGGCAGGGGCGGCAATGCCCAAAATGAATGCCATGGCCAGACTGGCGGCGACAAAAGAACGCATCGATAATTCCCGTACTGTTGCCCCCCGGCCTGCGTGATGTAACCGCTCGATTGTGGCGGAAGCCAGACCTCCGGGCGAATTTCCTGCAACCAGACCGAGAATTTTCCCGCGCTTGGGCATTTCGGCATCGCTGCTGGCCCGACAGGCTGGCTATCAGCCGCGCTAAAGGCGGCGCATCCAGAGCTGAAGGTCGTGCCGGCTTTGCTCCGCAGCCCCCACATCGCGCCAGTCGAAATGTGCGACGGCGCCCGGCAGAGGCGCGTAGCCGCGCCCGCGCCAGAAGGTGTCGAGGGGGCGATAGCCCGCCGGGCGGCACGGATGATCCGCCGGCCGCACAACGCTGCAGAACGCACTATAGCCAAACCCGAGGGCGCGCGCGTGCTCCTCGCGCGCGTCAAAAAACGCATGGCCCAGCCCGCGTCCACGATAGTCGGGCAAAAGGACGGATTCCGCGCAGTAGAAGATCTGGGAAAGATCCGGCGCCTGCGGCTGGTCCGCAAGCGCCGCGGCAAAATCATCGGCGTGATCCGCCATCGGCGTCCCTGTCGCGGCGCCAATCAGGCGCGTGCCGTCGAAAGCGCCGATCAGAATGGCGTCCGCACTGTCGCGGTACGTCTGAAGGTAATCCCGCTCGTATGCGGCATCGCCGTCGTAGAGGTAGGGGAAGGCGCGAAAAACCTCGATCCGGAGCCGCGCCACATCGTCCAGCGCGCCCTCCAGATCCGCGCCCGTCAGGCGCCGCAGATGGACGCCGGCCGGTTCATCCGACGCGCCCGTCACGAGATCTGATTGCGCCAGTCGGACAGATTGTAATAGGTCGTGATCCGCGTGATCAGGCCGTCGCCCAGCGTAAAGAAGGACCCCGCGGGCAGCGTGTAAGTCTGGCCGTTCGCCTCGGGCAGGCCGTCATCCGTCTTGAGATAGGTGCCATTGACCACGTATTCGGCCGCCGCGCGCTTGCCGTCGTCGGAAATGAACAGCGTCATGTCGGTCAGCTCCTCGCGGTAGCATTCTTCCATATGCTCGCAAAAATCGCGGAACATATCCTTGCCCCGGCGCACCCCGCCCTCGTTGACGTGATGTGCAACATCGTCCGACAGACAGGACAGCATGCCCTCGGTATCGCCGATGTTGAACGAGTCGAAATAGTGCTTGATGGTTTCGATCATGTCTCTTCTCCCGAGGACGTGTCTGAGCGGGGATCGCCCCAGCGTTCCGTCATATGTGCAAGGATCTGGTCGCGCGACTGGCGATACGCGGCCATCTTGGCCTCGCGCGTCTCACCCAGGCCCGTCGGATCCATGATGGGCCAATAGAGCACATCGAGGTGATAGATGCGCGTCAGGTCCAGCGCGCGGCGCTGGCTGGCAGGGCTAAGCGCAATGACCAGGTCGAACGATCCAAGATCGTCGCCCCACTCGGCCATCTCGTCGAAACTGCGCGCCCGGTGGCGCGACAGCTCGACCCCGATCTCTTCGCAGACGGCGATGGAAAACCCGTCGATATCCTGCTCGGATTTGACCCCAGCGGATTGCACATAAGTGCCGGTGCCGTAGAGCTTCTTCATCATGCCTTCCGCCATGGGCGAGCGGACCGCGTTGTAATCGCAGCAAAAAAGCACCGATTGGGGAAGCTCGGCCACCATGCGCTACCCGCCGAAATGCAGCACGCAAATCAGCGTGAAGAGGCGGCGGGCCGTGTCGCTGTCGATATCGGCCTTGCCTTCCAGCCGCTCTTCAAGAATGCGCGCGCCCTCGTTGTGGATGCCGCGCCGGGCCATGTCGATCGTCTCGATCTGGCTGGGGGGCATGTTCTTGACGGCGTCGAAATAGCTTTCGCAGATGGCGTAGTAATCCTTGACCACCTGCCGGAACGGACTGAGCGAGAGGTGAAACTCGGCGGCAGGCGCCTCGTCCTCGGCGCGCACGGTAAAGACCAGGCGCTTCTCGCGGATCGACAAGCCCACGCGGTAGGGGCCGTCCGGCACGTCACGCCCCTCGCGGCCCGGCAGGGCAAAGCTGTTCTCCTCCATCAGGTCGAACATGGCGACCTTGCGCTCCTGCTCGATCTCGGGCGTGGGGGCTGGCAGGTTCGCGTCGTCGAGTTCGATATGGCTGATGCGGCTCATGGGCGGTCTTTCAGGCGTAATTTATCGCCCCAGCAGTAGCGCGCGGGGGCCAGAGGGGCAATGGTCTAGCCGTTCAGCTTGTCGAGGCGGGCGCGCACCGACAGGCCATGCGCCTCGAGGCTTTCGGATTGGGCCAGCGTCTCGGCGGCGGGGCCGACTGCGCGCAGCGCGCCGGGCGTCATGCGCGCCAGCGTGGTGCGCTTGAGAAAGTCCAGCACGCCCAGACCCGACGAAAACCGCGCCGAGCGCGCGGTGGGCAGCACGTGGTTGGGCCCGCCGACGTAGTCGCCGATCGCCTCGGGCGTCCACTGGCCGAGGAAGATGGCGCCCGCATGGGTGATCTGCGCGCTCAAGCTGTCCACATCGGCCACGCAAAGCTCCAGATGCTCGGGCGCAATGCGGTTCGACAGCTGCGCCGCGATGTCGAGGTCCGGGACCGTAACGATGGCGCCGAAATCGCGCCATGAGGCACCCGCGATGGCGCGCCGCTCCAGCGTCTGCAATCGCGCATCGATGGCGTCTGCCACCCGCTGCCCGAACTCCGCATCGGTCGTGATCAGGATCGACTGCGCGCTTTCGTCATGCTCGGCCTGACTGAGCATATCGAGTGCGATCCAGTCGGGATCGTTATCCCCATCGGCGATTACCAATATTTCGGACGGCCCGGCGATCATGTCGATGCCAACCTTGCCGAAAACACGCCGCTTGGCGGCGGCGACATAGGCATTGCCGGGGCCGGTGATCTTGTCCACGGGGGCAATCGTCTCGGTGCCGTAGGCCAGTGCCGCCACGGCTTGCGCGCCGCCGATGCGGTAGATCTCGTCGACGCCCGCGATCTGAGCGGCGGCCAGAACGGCCGGGTTGAGCGCACCGTCCGGCGTAGGCACCACCATCGCAAGGCGCGACACGCCCGCGACCTTGGCGGGGACCGCATTCATCAGGACCGAGCTGGGATATGTCGCGATGCCGCCCGGCACATAAAGACCAGCCGCATCCACCGGCGTCCAGCGCCAGCCAAGTGTTGCACCCGCTGCATCGGTCCAGCTGTCATCCTCGGGCATCTGCCGCTGATGATAGGCGCGGATGCGGTCCGCCGCCAATTCCAGCGCCGCGCGCACTTCGGGCGAAACCTGATCCGCCGCCTCGGCCACCTCATCGGCCGTCAGGCGCAGTGTCTGCGGCGTCAACGCGATGCGGTCGAACCGCTCGGTCAGCTCGATCACCGCCGCATCGCCGCGCCCGCGCACATCCGCGATGATGGCGCTCACGATATCGTCCACGTCGGGGCTGTCCTCGCGCTTGGCGTTCAAGAGCGCGGTGAACTCTGCCTCGAAATCGGGGCTGGTGTGATCGAGGAAACGAGGCATGGGGCGGTCCTATTCGGCAGGGGTCGGCACGAGGATGAGAAAGGCTCAGACGTCGTGATGCGGCGCCTTGCCCGAGGGGGCAACATAGGGCCGCGTCACATCCTTCAAGGTGACGTTCAGCGCCTCGACCTCCAAGCGGATCGCGCCATCGCCGGCCAGCGTCAGCAGGACATGGCCCGACACATCCTCGCCCGGCTCGAAGGTGACAGTCAGCAGCGACAGGATCACGTCCGGATCGCTCCGGTCGATTCCCTGGCTGGCCACGCCCAGCACGTTGTCGATCACCAGCACCGACTGGACCCGCTCGGGCGCGTGACGCGCGGCGCCCGCATCCTCCCAGCGAAAGCGGTTCAGCAGCAGGGCGAAGCGGCGCGCGCCCTTTTGCCATTTCATCTCGGTGATTGGGAAAATCGCGTCCTGCGACAGACCCGAGATCACCTGCAGATCATCCAGATCCAGCGCGCCCAGGTTCAGCGCCCCGCCGCGCGCGTCCTCAAACCGTGCGTCTTCGGTCATTGGCCTGCCACCCGCTCGATCTTGGCGCCAACCGCGCGCAGCTTATCCTCGACATGCTCGTAGCCGCGATCGAGGTGATAGACGCGGTTCACGATCGTCTCGCCCTCGGCAGCAAGACCGGCAAGGATCAGCGACACCGACGCGCGCAGATCGGTTGCCATCACGGGCGCGCCCTTCAGGCGCTCTACACCCTCGACCGTGGCGGTGCCGCCATGCACGTCGATCTTGGCGCCCATGCGGATCAGCTCGGGGGCGTGCATGAAGCGGTTTTCAAAGATTTTCTCCTCCAACACCGATTTGCCCTTGGCGATGCACATCAGCGCCATGAACTGAGCTTGCAAATCGGTCGGGAAGCCGGGAAAGGGCTCGGTCGCCACATCGACGGCACGAATGTCGCCATTGTTCCGCGCGACGGTCAATCCCCTGTCGGTCTCCGTGACGGTCAGGCCCGCCGCCTCGAGCTTGTCACAAAAAGCGGCCAGAAGATCACGGCGCCCACCGAGGCAGGTCACCTCGCCGCCGCAGATCGCGGGGGCCAGCATGTAAGTGCCCAGCTCGATCCGGTCGGTGACCACGGGATGGGTCGCGCCATGCAGACGCTCGACGCCTTGAATGGTGATGGTCGATGTGCCGTCCCCCTCGATCTGCGCGCCCATGCGGCGCAGGCAGGTGGCAAGGTCCACGATCTCGGGCTCGCGGGCCGCGTTCTTGAGCACCGTGGTCCCCTTGGCCAGCGTCGCCGCCATCAGCGCGTTTTCCGTCGCGCCGACCGACACGAGCGGGAACTTGTAGGTGCCGCCCTTCAGCCCGCCGGGCGCGGTGGCATGCACATAGCCTTCTTTCAGCTCCAGCTCCGCGCCCATCGCCTCGAGCGCGCGCAGGTGCAGATCGACGGGCCGCGCGCCGATGGCGCAGCCGCCGGGCAGCGACACCTCGGCATGACCGAACCGGGCAAGCAATGGCCCCAGCACAAGGATCGAGGCACGCATCTTGCGCACGATGTCGTACTCGGCCCGCTGGCTGGTCAGCGCATGGGACGACATGGCGATCACCTGCCCACCCTGCAGCGTCGAGACCTCGGCCCCGAGCGAGCCCAGAAGCTGTGACATGGTGCGAATATCCGAAAGGCGCGGCGCGTTGGTCAGCGTGAGCGGCTCGTCGCTAAGCAGCGTCGCCGGCATCAGCGTCAGGCACGCGTTCTTGGCCCCCGCGATGGGAATCTCGCCCTTGAGAGGGCCGTTCCCCGTTACGATAATGCTGTCCATCTGCTTTCAGCCTTCCTGCTCGGCGCCCTTGCCCGGCGCGCTGTCATTGCTTTTGTCGCCCGCCTGGCGCACGCGTGCCTGCGCCTTGCGCCTTGCCATATTGGCCTTGAGCGCCTGCTTCAGCCGATCCTCCCGGATCTCGGCCTCGCTGCGCTGACGTTTGGGGGTATCCTTGCCACTCATGCGCCGTCTTTACATGAGGTGCCGGACCGGGTCCAGATTAGGGTTGCACGGCCCGCGATTAGCGATTAATCAGCGCCCGATTGCTGTGGTAGCTCAGTGGCAGAGCACACCCTTGGTAAGGGTGAGGTCGAGAGTTCAATCCTCTCTCACAGCACCATCCCACCTCTTCAGTTTTAGACACTTAGGGCGCCCCCAATTACGTGTCGGCACGTTGCGGTGCATTTCCCCAAGCGCGTTATCGGTCGAGAGAAGAGATAACTCATCCGATCCTCAGGTGGAGCTCTTAGCTTGGGTTACGCGAAATCCCGTCCGGTGAGTTGGGGCGCATCAACCTGTCTCTCGGGGGAGGGCCAGGGAGCGGTTGCAGGATAGTAACTCGCAATCCCTCTATACCGCCATTATAGTGAAGAAGCGCAAATTCAGACTGATTCCTATGCTTTAGCCGCGAGTACGCCAACCCATGTCCCAAAATCTACTGATCGTCGGTGCAGGCGAGTTCGCTGATATCGCGTACGAATATTTCACGGTCGACAGTCCATACACCGTCGTCGGTTTCGCAGTGGAAAAAGACTATCTGACCGAAGACGAAAAGTTTGGCCTGCCTGTCGTGGCCCTTGAAGATTCAGTTACCCGATTTGATCCCGCAAAGACCGAGGCGCATGTCGCCATCACCTCCACACAGCTGAACCGAGTGCGTGAGCGTCTTATTAAGAAGACGCAGGACTGCGGGTACACCTTGGCGAATTTTATCAGCCCCCGCGCTATGGTTTGGCGAACGGCAAAGCTGGGCGTGAATGTCTTTATATTTGAAAACAATGTCGTGCAGCATGGCGTCCAGATCGGGGATGGATGCGTACTGTGGTCGGGAAATCATGTTGGCCACCAATCGGTGATTGGCGACTACTGCTTTCTGTCATCCCATGTCGTGATTTCCGGCTACTGCAAGATTGGCGCGCGCTGCTTTTTGGGCGTGAATTCCACGCTGGCAGATAGCGTCACGATAGGCGCTGACATTTTCGTGGGTATGGCGGCAGTCATCAACAAATCGTTCGAAGACGCCGGCCTGATACTCAACGGGCATCCGGCAGAAGCATCACGGGTCTCCGCGTATCGCTATTTCAAGCTGAAGGCGCCAACATGAGCTGGCAGAAGATCGGTCTGGTCTTCTGTCCCGACGGATCATCGGACTGGGCACGACATTCGTTCATGACACCCACTCCCTGGATGCGCGACGCCGATACGATCCGGTTGTTCGGCGGCATGCGCGACGATAATGGGATCAGCCGGATTGGCTGGGTGGATGTGGACGCCGCAGACCCCACCCACGTCCAGGCCGTATCTCCCACGCCAGTTCTGGATTTGGGAGCGCCAGGCATGTTCGACGACAACGGCCTGATATTGGGCGACGTCCTCGAAGTGTCGCACGATGAGCTACGCCTTTATTACGTCGGCTTCCAACTGGTTGAAAAAGCCAAGTTCCTGGCATTCACCGGTGTCGCGATCAGCCGGGATCGCGGCGATACCTTCGTGCGCTTTCAGCCAACCCCG
This portion of the Roseovarius nanhaiticus genome encodes:
- a CDS encoding acetyltransferase, whose translation is MSQNLLIVGAGEFADIAYEYFTVDSPYTVVGFAVEKDYLTEDEKFGLPVVALEDSVTRFDPAKTEAHVAITSTQLNRVRERLIKKTQDCGYTLANFISPRAMVWRTAKLGVNVFIFENNVVQHGVQIGDGCVLWSGNHVGHQSVIGDYCFLSSHVVISGYCKIGARCFLGVNSTLADSVTIGADIFVGMAAVINKSFEDAGLILNGHPAEASRVSAYRYFKLKAPT
- a CDS encoding Hint domain-containing protein translates to MGTGFRGTFVISWSQTEVDGFEPDAVEQITVGAAWRWRGNPVRVDGPPELLRLENTDGHGVNRKSAARMVRRLVGAALGGTRDLSAVEVDDTLPDSSFVVTNGAQSYTVSVIELGGGAKPLLMFLDMLPPQDTDMWVVHHTLEGAQTASTGPATGGVICFTPGTRIDTPDGPRLVEDLREGDRVQTKDNGAQAIEWIGSRHMTGARLFAMPRLRPIRIRAGALGKGSGNWRPDEDLLVSPEHRMLIEGDTARALFNTPEVLISAKDLVNSSSISVDLALREVTYIHLLLPSHQVLWANGVETESFHPASASLSTLGEADRLRLLARYPALEFEPHTYGGFARRSLSTPEAAILAHEAA
- a CDS encoding GNAT family N-acetyltransferase — protein: MTGASDEPAGVHLRRLTGADLEGALDDVARLRIEVFRAFPYLYDGDAAYERDYLQTYRDSADAILIGAFDGTRLIGAATGTPMADHADDFAAALADQPQAPDLSQIFYCAESVLLPDYRGRGLGHAFFDAREEHARALGFGYSAFCSVVRPADHPCRPAGYRPLDTFWRGRGYAPLPGAVAHFDWRDVGAAEQSRHDLQLWMRRL
- a CDS encoding ketosteroid isomerase-related protein; the protein is MIETIKHYFDSFNIGDTEGMLSCLSDDVAHHVNEGGVRRGKDMFRDFCEHMEECYREELTDMTLFISDDGKRAAAEYVVNGTYLKTDDGLPEANGQTYTLPAGSFFTLGDGLITRITTYYNLSDWRNQIS
- a CDS encoding low molecular weight phosphatase family protein, which produces MVAELPQSVLFCCDYNAVRSPMAEGMMKKLYGTGTYVQSAGVKSEQDIDGFSIAVCEEIGVELSRHRARSFDEMAEWGDDLGSFDLVIALSPASQRRALDLTRIYHLDVLYWPIMDPTGLGETREAKMAAYRQSRDQILAHMTERWGDPRSDTSSGEET
- a CDS encoding lipid A-modifier LpxR family protein, which encodes MRSFVAASLAMAFILGIAAPAASEGRVRLGYGRLVTNDFIGDGFDRWRTGSVASSRVWGPSWDGGLPKGFGQLLELRLNAQIIAPQDLNLPAAGDRPYAGSLSVGLHTHYEAMGAELSLGGDLVFVGPQTGLDGFQDFIHDNLGGQGVGGTVRRTQIGDDIRPTAVMEVGHSTGFGALNLRPFAEARAGDETLVRVGADLTIGTALDGGLMVRAPVSGQRYRAVNNGLAGYAFVLGADTAYVEDSVYLPESSGFRLSDARNRVRAGVHYAAPAGHRVFYGVTWLDREFKGQEEGQFVGSLRLHLEF
- the murA gene encoding UDP-N-acetylglucosamine 1-carboxyvinyltransferase — translated: MDSIIVTGNGPLKGEIPIAGAKNACLTLMPATLLSDEPLTLTNAPRLSDIRTMSQLLGSLGAEVSTLQGGQVIAMSSHALTSQRAEYDIVRKMRASILVLGPLLARFGHAEVSLPGGCAIGARPVDLHLRALEAMGAELELKEGYVHATAPGGLKGGTYKFPLVSVGATENALMAATLAKGTTVLKNAAREPEIVDLATCLRRMGAQIEGDGTSTITIQGVERLHGATHPVVTDRIELGTYMLAPAICGGEVTCLGGRRDLLAAFCDKLEAAGLTVTETDRGLTVARNNGDIRAVDVATEPFPGFPTDLQAQFMALMCIAKGKSVLEEKIFENRFMHAPELIRMGAKIDVHGGTATVEGVERLKGAPVMATDLRASVSLILAGLAAEGETIVNRVYHLDRGYEHVEDKLRAVGAKIERVAGQ
- a CDS encoding DUF2948 family protein gives rise to the protein MTEDARFEDARGGALNLGALDLDDLQVISGLSQDAIFPITEMKWQKGARRFALLLNRFRWEDAGAARHAPERVQSVLVIDNVLGVASQGIDRSDPDVILSLLTVTFEPGEDVSGHVLLTLAGDGAIRLEVEALNVTLKDVTRPYVAPSGKAPHHDV
- the hisD gene encoding histidinol dehydrogenase, yielding MPRFLDHTSPDFEAEFTALLNAKREDSPDVDDIVSAIIADVRGRGDAAVIELTERFDRIALTPQTLRLTADEVAEAADQVSPEVRAALELAADRIRAYHQRQMPEDDSWTDAAGATLGWRWTPVDAAGLYVPGGIATYPSSVLMNAVPAKVAGVSRLAMVVPTPDGALNPAVLAAAQIAGVDEIYRIGGAQAVAALAYGTETIAPVDKITGPGNAYVAAAKRRVFGKVGIDMIAGPSEILVIADGDNDPDWIALDMLSQAEHDESAQSILITTDAEFGQRVADAIDARLQTLERRAIAGASWRDFGAIVTVPDLDIAAQLSNRIAPEHLELCVADVDSLSAQITHAGAIFLGQWTPEAIGDYVGGPNHVLPTARSARFSSGLGVLDFLKRTTLARMTPGALRAVGPAAETLAQSESLEAHGLSVRARLDKLNG
- a CDS encoding UPF0262 family protein gives rise to the protein MSRISHIELDDANLPAPTPEIEQERKVAMFDLMEENSFALPGREGRDVPDGPYRVGLSIREKRLVFTVRAEDEAPAAEFHLSLSPFRQVVKDYYAICESYFDAVKNMPPSQIETIDMARRGIHNEGARILEERLEGKADIDSDTARRLFTLICVLHFGG